Within the Rosa rugosa chromosome 2, drRosRugo1.1, whole genome shotgun sequence genome, the region TCTTATATTACCATAAGCAGAAGAATTTCCCCACCAATGTTTCGGTGCAAAGTAATCGATACCCATTTCGATTGGTGTCGAATTGCATTGGCAATAGCGATTTTCGGAGGTTCTTAGGTCCAAGATGCGAGGGAGTCGACTTGTTTGCTAATAGAGCTCGTTTGAGAGCTGTAGGTAAAGATAGTGAGAGTTCTAGTGTTACAAATGCTGTTTCGGGTTcgagttttgattttgttagggTAATGGTGAAGTGTGGAGTTGTTTTAGTAGCTATGGTTTGTCGGGTTTTGGTGTATGGGTCTAGGAGAGCTTTTGCTGTGGAGGGTGTGGTCAATGCAAGCTATGGGGTTGTTGACAAGTGCATATTGATGTTCAGAAATGCTTGGCCGAAGACGCTGCTGCTTCTTCAGGTTTTTAAAGAGCAGGGTTTGATTTTGGCGGCGCTTTTGGGTCTCTCGGCTTTTTTCTCAATGGCAGAGACTTCGATTACCACGCTATGGCCTTGGAAGGTATGAACTTTATGTGTTTTGGCCTTCTGGGTGCCTATATCTAGACATAGTTCTGTGTTTAAAGTGTATCCATTAATTAGTGAATGATAGACTGCATTAGAATCTTGGAAGAACGTGAATGATCTAAACCATTAAATTTTTGAAAGAATGTGAGTCAACTAACCTATTAGAATCTTCAGTTAGCACATTATGCCTCGGAATGTATGAGCTTTATAGGTTTTGGCCTTCTGGGTGCCTATATTAAAATAATGTGTTGTCTTTGAAATGTATCATTATCCAGTGAATTTACACACATTAGAATCTTCATAAGCAGGGCAATGATCCAAACCATTGATTTGAAAGAATCTGAGTAATCTAACCTTGTAGAATCTTGAACAAAGATTACTTAATTGATATTAATTTGTGTCAGGTGCGTGAGTTGGCTGAGAAAGAGCCTGAAAATGGTGTCTTCAGATTGCTTCGCAATGATGTGACTCGGTTCTTGACAACCATACTTATTGGCACAACGTACTTTCCTTCTCATGATTGTTAGtatttgtttttcctttctttcatCATGAAGTTGAACATTTCTTTCTTATTGTAGACTTTACTTGTGTACTCAGTGTTGTCAATATTGGAGCAACTGCTTTAGTTACAGAGGCTGCAACAGCGATATTTGGTGAAGCTGGTGTTAGTGCAGCAACTGGAGTAATGACTGTATGTCTCATTTTCCCTGCCTGATATGATACATAGTTGGAGGTTTTAAAGTTTGGTTGTGACAAACTGGGTACTGGTCAGTTTAAGTTTTTGTGGTCCTTATATCATAGATATTTTGTATGATCAAGCTTCTAATGTTGAAAACGCCAATAACTTGTACCGTGTCCTGTATCAGTAATCTCGTAAAACACAACACTATAATATATTTGGTATCTGGAGCGGACACCGAAGagattttctttcatttatgaCTGAGTAGGGTATTTTCTGTAAGCAGTCTCAAGAGAGAGATTGATCAAATTTGCTGGATGTCTTATCGAGTGTCAGATGTTAATGTTATATACATTGGGTGTTGAGACTGAAATTTGTTAAAATGCAAAATCAGTGTTCTGTTCTGTCCTCTCCTCACTTGTTAGGGAAGGTCATGTCATATGAGGAAATACTATTTGTATGGAACTGATATCTAATAATGCTCTTCTCCCTTTAATGATGCAAGGTTCTTATTTTGCTCCTCACCGAAATAACTCCCAAAAGTGTTGCTGTTCACAATCCCACAGAAGTTGCTAGGTTTGTGGTAAGTTAGATTCTTTCTCACTTTGAAGTTCCACATGTGAATACTAGTTAGATGTCCCTgctttttggtatagtggtgcAATCTGTGTGCTTAACATGGCGGCACTTCATTTCATCCTGCCGCTAGGAGGTTGTGTCCACTAGGAAGAATGAAACTCATACTTTTCGATAGCTTCTTTAACTACTAAGAAAAATTACTATCAAGATAACAATAACTAATACTcatatgttatatatattctGTTATTAGGAAACCAGtgtaaatttattttttctttgaaaataaggtttttgtttttatttaataGATGATTAGGTGATATTATTCTCTTATTAGTGGTCTTCGTGCGAAGCGCCAACTCTTTGTGATAGAAAGAGGACCACTACCCAGAATCTCACCACCCATCCCTccattcttttatttgttgaaaCTTAAAAGTAGAAAGATAAAATACAAGTCGAGAGGGGGGACATCAACCAAAACCCCTCCTTAAAAAGTGAAACAAAAAGCAActctaaaataagaaaaaactaataaaagaaacaaacatagcAGCAGGGGCTAGAATATGATATGTGGGCGGACTTATTGAACTGTAAACATTAGAACGCCTTTGTAGTAAGTAGTAACCAAGGAAAAGACCATCACCACTTTCTAGTTCCAACACTAGCCTTCTTGGCCCTTTTCACCATTCTGCTTCTTATTTCTCTTCCCATGACCCTTACCCCCCCGATCAACTTTCCCAATAGAAAGAACAATATATCCCACAGACAATCCAATTACCGTTCCACATCCATAACCCATCCATACTATTTTCCAATCAAATCCATTCAAATCACCATCTTGCTGGTCAAACAATGGTGGTTGAGGTGCTTCGTCGTTGATACATGGCTTAGACAGTGGATATCCACACAAGCCCGAATTTCCACTGTATGAATCATTTTCAAATGTATCAAACTGATTGCCACTAGGTATTGGTCCAACCAACTGGTTTCCTGATAGGTTTAACTTAGCAAGCGACGTCAAATCGGCTAGCTGCCTTGGAATCTCACCAGAAAGCATGTTTGAGGA harbors:
- the LOC133733760 gene encoding DUF21 domain-containing protein At1g55930, chloroplastic-like isoform X1, with protein sequence MALESSILSPPRFISGSKSLGFLYYHKQKNFPTNVSVQSNRYPFRLVSNCIGNSDFRRFLGPRCEGVDLFANRARLRAVGKDSESSSVTNAVSGSSFDFVRVMVKCGVVLVAMVCRVLVYGSRRAFAVEGVVNASYGVVDKCILMFRNAWPKTLLLLQVFKEQGLILAALLGLSAFFSMAETSITTLWPWKVRELAEKEPENGVFRLLRNDVTRFLTTILIGTTVVNIGATALVTEAATAIFGEAGVSAATGVMTVLILLLTEITPKSVAVHNPTEVARFVRTTKLIEGEVNDSQLSEGNTCFWTANWTIQSVRSQDENL
- the LOC133733760 gene encoding DUF21 domain-containing protein At1g55930, chloroplastic-like isoform X3, with the translated sequence MALESSILSPPRFISGSKSLGFLYYHKQKNFPTNVSVQSNRYPFRLVSNCIGNSDFRRFLGPRCEGVDLFANRARLRAVGKDSESSSVTNAVSGSSFDFVRVMVKCGVVLVAMVCRVLVYGSRRAFAVEGVVNASYGVVDKCILMFRNAWPKTLLLLQVFKEQGLILAALLGLSAFFSMAETSITTLWPWKVRELAEKEPENGVFRLLRNDVTRFLTTILIGTTVVNIGATALVTEAATAIFGEAGVSAATGVMTSQERD
- the LOC133733760 gene encoding putative DUF21 domain-containing protein At3g13070, chloroplastic isoform X2 is translated as MALESSILSPPRFISGSKSLGFLYYHKQKNFPTNVSVQSNRYPFRLVSNCIGNSDFRRFLGPRCEGVDLFANRARLRAVGKDSESSSVTNAVSGSSFDFVRVMVKCGVVLVAMVCRVLVYGSRRAFAVEGVVNASYGVVDKCILMFRNAWPKTLWPWKVRELAEKEPENGVFRLLRNDVTRFLTTILIGTTVVNIGATALVTEAATAIFGEAGVSAATGVMTVLILLLTEITPKSVAVHNPTEVARFVRTTKLIEGEVNDSQLSEGNTCFWTANWTIQSVRSQDENL